A stretch of the Argentina anserina chromosome 6, drPotAnse1.1, whole genome shotgun sequence genome encodes the following:
- the LOC126799252 gene encoding MYB-like transcription factor EOBII, whose translation MDKKPCNSSSQDAEVRKGPWTMEEDLILINYIANHGEGVWNSLAKSAGLKRTGKSCRLRWLNYLRPDVRRGNITPEEQLLIMELHAKWGNRWSKIAKHLPGRTDNEIKNYWRTRIQKHIKQGDQSNSQGQSSDGTADQASTSHVGSSTSTGLDAMETTYPLCAPTASYAATLVQPPDHPNVLPPGDSHQENYWSMEDLWSMQLLNGE comes from the exons ATGGATAAAAAACCATGCAATTCATCATCCCAGGATGCTGAAGTGAGAAAAGGGCCGTGGACCATGGAAGAAGATTTGATTCTGATCAACTATATTGCAAACCATGGTGAAGGTGTATGGAACTCCCTTGCCAAATCTGCTG GTTTGAAACGTACTGGGAAGAGCTGCAGACTCCGATGGCTAAACTATCTCCGACCTGACGTTAGGAGAGGCAATATCACACCAGAGGAACAGCTCTTGATCATGGAACTGCATGCCAAGTGGGGAAACAG GTGGTCAAAAATCGCAAAGCATTTGCCAGGACGGACCGACAATGAAATCAAGAACTACTGGAGAACCCGAATCCAAAAACACATCAAGCAAGGTGATCAGAGCAATTCACAGGGACAAAGCTCCGATGGAACTGCTGATCAGGCAAGCACGAGCCATGTGGGATCGAGCACCAGTACTGGTCTTGACGCAATGGAAACCACCTACCCTTTATGCGCCCCGACGGCGTCGTACGCTGCAACTCTGGTTCAGCCTCCTGATCATCCAAATGTTTTACCCCCTGGAGATTCGCATCAAGAGAATTACTGGAGCATGGAGGATCTCTGGTCTATGCAGTTACTGAACGGAGAGTAA
- the LOC126801230 gene encoding ADP-ribosylation factor: MGLTFTKLFSRLFAKREMRILMVGLDAAGKTTILYKLKLGEIVTTIPTIGFNVETVEYKNISFTVWDVGGQDKIRPLWRHYFQNTQGLIFVVDSNDRDRVVEARDELHRMLNEDELRDAVLLVFANKQDLPNAMNAAEITDKLGLHSLRQRHWYIQSTCATSGEGLYEGLEWLSNNIASKA; this comes from the exons ATGGGCCTGACGTTCACGAAGCTCTTCAGCCGGCTCTTCGCCAAGAGGGAGATGCGAATTCTCATGGTCGGTCTCGACGCCGCCGGTAAGACCACCATCTTGTACAAGCTCAAGCTCGGCGAAATCGTCACCACCATCCCTACCATCG GATTTAATGTGGAGACTGTGGAATACAAGAACATCAGCTTCACCGTGTGGGATGTCGGGGGTCAGGACAAG ATCCGTCCATTGTGGAGGCACTACTTCCAGAACACCCAAGGTCTTATTTTTGTGGTTGATAGCAATGACAGGGATCGAGTTGTTGAGGCAAGGGATGAGTTGCACAGGATGTTGAATGAG GATGAACTGAGGGATGCTGTTTTGCTCGTATTTGCCAACAAACAAGATCTTCCTAATGCAATGAATGCTGCAGAAATAACTGATAAGCTTGGTCTTCACTCTCTCCGCCAACGGCACTG GTACATTCAGAGCACATGTGCAACATCTGGAGAGGGACTGTACGAGGGATTGGAATGGCTTTCCAACAACATTGCTAGCAAG GCATAA